The DNA window TTGGAATATAAATGTAACATACCACATGAAAAATTCAGTTAAATATCCATATTAACCACCAAATCCTGAAGAATTACCACCACTATTTTGATGACTCATCAGTAAAAACTACCTAAGCATTACAATGTTCAGCTTGATAGCATGCCTTCCTTACACAAAACAGTACTTACAAAACCTGGGTCATAATTGCATGATGTAATTTGTAAAGCTGCATGACTCCAGTATCAATCATCATACCAAAGATAGGACTACCTAACCAAAGGTATCTTAAGGGGTGACTGGTAAGGATGTAGGTAGTAAGGGGAGGAAATGAAGAGTGAACCTCAGAACAAGAGATTTACACCAATACCAGAAGACAGGTTTCTATGACTGGCAATTGTGTGAAGGCCAACAGGGCTAGGCTGTGATGAATCTAAAGAGCAGATTTTAGAGAACTGTGCTTCTCTGAGATGGGGATCTGACATACAGCAGACAATTAAGtaaagccaaagaaaacatggtGACTGGAGGTCCCATTGAAACAAATGGCAATTCAAAATTACTACTGGAACAGATCAAGAAGAACTATATCATTCTCTAggttatttaaatatattctcATATTCTTCAGCTTAGAGTACCTTAAAAAGGAGAATTAAGTTTGGAAGATTAATAGCTCTCACTTCCAAGTTAGAATAACCTTAAGATATTCAGCCACTGAAatgtatcagaaaaaaaaagaaaaaactcacCTCTGGTGACAGAACTTTACTACAGAAGTAAAGGAGAAGTAATCTCGTACATCTAACACTGCAAAAATTTATAGAAGATTTTGGACTAAAAAGGATGGCAGAAATTGGGACAACCTTCTATCATATTCATAGTTAATCTGGCTAGCACAGATGAATGGGAAAACAATCAGGTAAGGATACAGAAATTCAAACAAATATATTAATGAATAAAAGGGTTTgggttatttggggtttttttaatgtagtaaTAATTCaacacagcagccaggcaatgaAACTAACAAAATAGCCATTCCTAATACAACCGAGGTGTTAAAAGGTGAGGATgatgttaaaatttaaaaaaaaaaaataaaataaaataaaaataataggaGCAATTTAAGCAAAAAAAGGAGGCCTAAAACATGAAGGTGATAGAAGGATACAGAAACAGTTAAAGAGTAAATTACaccaaaaacatttctgttcttGAAAGAAACACAGACATGCTAAGCTATATTTGTATAAGGACAAGACAAAATGGTGGAAGAGAAGGGACATTATGAATGAAGCACCACCTAAGTCAGAACTTTTGAGACAGAACAGTTTTACTTGGACATTTCTGAGTCCCTATTACGAAAGCAACTGGGTAAGACTTGGATATGAATGAAGATTGCTGTAAAAGAAGTCTTCATAGTATCACTAGAAAGTGTAACAATATGAATAGAATTTATTCTCAGATTTAGACTGAAGAACAAATGCTAATAATAGGATGAGGAAACACTCATTCAAAGTGATAGATGACAGATTTTTTCATAAGATGAATAAATGGTAAAAAGACTACAAGTATAGTTTTATCCACTAGGGAATATACTACAGCAGAGCTAATAGGAAAACTTGGATATGACTTGGAGTTAATTCTATTTAAATAACTCAGAAAGATAAATGGAATATGTTTTCAAGTAAGATTCACAGTtccaaaatagaaaattttgaTACGCTATTGAACCTAGGTGGTCAGTTCATTGAACTGGCTAGTCACAGTTTTctgaaatgcattaaaaaatacttaCTAGGTCTTCAGAATTTAACTACAGCCAGTTAGCAAGTTAGGATTCTATACAGCAGTCAGCAGCTAGGCCTGGACCAAACCTAAGTGATTTGCTGCTCTTGAGGTCTTACATTTAGCATATTTGGGCCTTGCTCTGTTAATCTGGAAGTACCTCTTGTCATAAAATGCTATGCTTTGAAGTCTCACCCTGGTTTTGAAGGATAACTAATTTTTGTAGAAATTAATCTGTTTCTCTACCTTTGGCATTGGAAATACCAGGTTCTCAGAAGGGATCAGCTCAGACTAGTTTCAAAACAAGTGCACCTTGACTGGTTAGAAAATAATTAGTATCTTAAGCATTCCCAAGGATTACATTCAAAGCTTTTGCATTACTCACAGCAATTAAGTTACACCAAGTAAGTTTCATAGTTTCAGCTTTGACAGTTTAATTAGTGATTTAAAAACACATGTATTTTACATTGACCTGGCTTTCCATATGGCCAGATATATATAAAGCACAACATTTTAGTGCaaacaaaagcttttcaaaaaaaaCCGATCAGAATACCAAACAATGTTCAAAGAACTTCTTTTTTCCAAATGAACCGAGATACAGTAACTCAACATTCACTTTTAATGAAGCTCCATTGCACCGTGAAAAATGTGCAGCCTACAGTATCTTAAATGAATCATAATATGGCTTACATCTTTAATGCCTGATCACAGTGCCAGAGGAGTTCAAAGAGCCCTTACTAAAACCATCAGTAGAATACGCTGGTTGCACAAGCCACTGAAGCACCTACTTTGTAGCCAGAAGTAATTACGTAGCTCTGCTGATCTCTGGTGCAGAAACTCAATCTAGCAGACAGAGATCCCATCTATCAGATAAGAGCTCCATGCAAGAcacagaggctgctgcttttcttgaaaacacacacagcattttgtgtgtgtgacagTGCAACATACATGCATTATGTCCTTTGGAATAAAAATTGTCAGTGTTGGGAATACATACTGATGATAAGGAATAActccacttccttccttcctctccttgaGAGGCTGAGCATCTACATCTTGAGATCATGCCACATCTATGAGGTTCCTGACTTTTACAAGCACAGGAACCTCAGGTGTAAGAATCCATTATTATAAGGCCGAACCTTTGCCTCTGTGGATTCCCCTTTCATTCCCCACTCTTCTTAAAATAATGATGTAACGAGACAGGATCTTGAACCTTCAGCTGAACTATACAATATGTCTCACTTAAAAGCCTATGAGATAATGCTCTTGAGCTATAGCAAATCagtatgaaatatttcaggtaGATAGCATTGATGACTGATAACCACGGGACACAGATTTAAATCTGGAAGCATGCACAAAGCTCATGTTTTGAAGTTTCACAGCACTAGGTCAAAGTAAACAAGTGCAACCTGCAACTTCACATCAAACAAAGGACACTGTACAGTCCAAACAATGGCAGAAGGTCTTACTGAAATTACTGCTATCTACTTTCAAAccagaggggaaggaaagaacatccaagaggaaaaaaaaataggaaaaaaaatgtaacacGGAGGATTATGTATCTTGGTTTTTTCTCATACCCTCAAACAGCCAACCTACTTGTTACAGCTTAGCCAAATGACTCCAAGCTTGATCTAGAAGGCTTACATTTTATTCAGGTGGTTACTGTTTGGCACATTAAGCGGCCTCAAAACATATAAGTTGCTGCCAGCAAAGTCAGGAAGAAAATTGTCAGTCTTTGTAtgaccacaaaaaaaaagtgcatatGCACATGCCAATATCAATTATACAAAACCCACAAATTGTACGTGTGGAAAGTAATTTTGGAACATCAGGATGAAACAGTTGGAAGAATTTTACAGctccctttttaatttttcattattgtcATACATTTCACCTTCTTGTGTCTGggtatttttttgcttttaacaaaaaaaaaaaaaaaaaaaaaagtgcacaTTAGCGAGGCAAAAAGATTCCAGTCTCTCCTCAAAGCTCCTATTCACAAGGGTATTTGGTCCTCATTAATTTAGACCTTCAATCACATATAGAAAAAGCAACTCCGAATACCTAGCATTCTAAGTGCCGAGATATAATAAGTAGCAATTATACTACAGCATAAAATACTTAACATTTATTCTGTGCTGTACACACTAATGTTTGCTTGCAATCGTTCCACATATGAAGGTCTTTTACCCAGTGCAGTTTATCTACTGGCTCACATCTGTGTAACAATACCAAAACCATACTCCAAGAATATTTGTGCAtatgaaaaacagtaaaaacctTTTTCTGTTAATATCCTCATGTATGGGACAAGCACTTCCATCACAGTTACCACCTCTATTAGCTAGACTCATGTGAGCATAAGACAAAAAGAGCTTGCTAGCTAAAATGAAACTTCCACATCTTTCAACAACATggaaataaggattttttttcttatgaagaATTAATTGCATCATATTATTGCCTAACAGAACATTGGTGCACTAGCTACAAGAATGGATTTGActatttattagaaaaaaatacctaATACTTATTACTAAATGTATCATTTAAACACATTGCTAGGAAAAAATATCAAGTGAGAATATTTCAATATCCTTCCTTTTTCATGACTGAACACACTCTCCTTCTACAGAGGAAGcggttttaatttttaagactCAATCTAATTCTTCAGAATCAAAATTCTGAACACTGCAGTATTGCAACAGATATAATGCTACATAAAGAGCTGTGATGGATCAAACACTTCACCCATCCCACTGCCCATTCAACCTGCTCCTGCTCCAAAGTACGGTAACAATGCCTTGCAATCTCCTTAGTTTATATGTTAACACTGTTAACGAAAGAATATTCTCTATTTGAGTGCAAGTCCTCTGTACATTGCAAGGATTAAAAGCATTCCACTGCCTTTCCTCTGTCACCTGAACTGGACTGACATTATCTCATATAAGGTTCAAGTAGTCCACACACTCTAACATACATATCTAACATTGTATCATTTctaacacagaaattaaaccACATTTCTCAGGAAACGGAAAATATCAGCTACTTTTAAATGCTAACCTTAAGGGACAGAACAACCTAAACTGCCAAACAGGAACATTACACAAAAAAATTCGTGGTACTACCAAACAGAAGACAGACAAATCAGATTATCTACTTTGGGTTTGCCATCTTTACGTTTCAATGGATAGCTTTAGGTTCTGTGTTGTTACAAGTAACTTCAGAATGACAAGGGAAAGGAGATGGAATCTGTAGAAATGGACAGGAgttaaatttgttttcatatttctaaAAGAGTGCTTAGTGTTAACTTTCTTtgcagaaattaaaacacaaataatAGAACAACAGTTCTTAAGTGAATATAGCAAAACAATAGTCACCTTTTTACTTTGTAGACAGTGTACTTAATTTCTGGTTCCTGCTGCAAATTTACTTAAAACACATCTCCTAATTGTAAGAGCCTTCCTTCCCATGTTTCAATATAGGCCTCTGTGGATTGCTCATACAGTCCTCCCTCTGGGGTACAGTAATGCACTGGCACTGCTCCCACTTTTCCCTCAAGAACCGAACTCTcttctgaaacaaaacactgcagaaacCAAATAAGCAGCGAGGAAAAAATCGATCCATCTGGCAGCACCTTTGCAGTTACCTGCAAGGCTCAGCAGCCTTTTCCTAAGCCACTTCACTGCGGGAGAGGGAGACAGCAGGGAAGGTTTATTAGAACACGGCGCCTACGGAGCCGCCGGCCGTGCGAGGCTGGCAGGGGACCCCACCCGGGCAGGGGGCCGGGACGGCCCGGCGCCTCCGGAGCACGGGGGCGGTCGGCACGACCCCGAATCAGCTCAGGAGGGCAAGTGGAGCTCCGGGCTGCGGCCCCTCCGCCTCCCGCCCGAACCCCGCACCGAGCCGCCCCTTCCCTCGCccgcccgggccccgccgcccgcggAGCCCCCGCGCCCAGGGCCAGCGGCGACGGGCGCGGCCCGAGAGCGGCGTGGGCTGGGGTGTGGGTgcaagcacagcagcaggaagaagcGGACAGCTCCACGCGGACACAgcgggggagcggggcgggggctTATTTATATCCCGGGCACTAATTTGGGAAGCGGGATAACCCGCCCCGCACGGCACCTGCCGCCAGCACTCACCCCATCCCGCGGAGAGGCGGCGGCCCCTTTAAGAGCGCGGGAGACCCCTCCCTCCACTCCTCCCGCCCTCCCCCGCCGCGCGCCTCACGGACCGCCAATCGGCGGCAGCGACGCAGCCAGGGCTGCGGGCAGCCAATCCGCGCGCCGCTTAGTGACCGCAGGGGAGGCGAGCAGCAAGATGGCCGCACCGGGAGAGGCAGCGGCAGCGGCCGCGGCCATGGCGGCTCCCTCACAGCCCGAGGTGGCCGTGGGCTCGGCCGCCTCCGCTGTGGCGCTGCCGGGGCGGCTGCAGCGGCGGGAAGCGGAGCGGCAACAGGGTGTGGAGCGGCAGCGGCAGAAGAAGGAGGCGCAGGTAGTGAAGGAGGAGCAGAGCGAGTTCTTCCTGGCCGCCTTCGCCAGGGAGCGGGAGGCCGTGGAGGCTTTGCTGGCGGCGGGGACGCTGGAGGAGGCGGCCGCCCGCCTGCAGGCGCTGCAGAAGCTGCTGACGGACAGCGTGCGGTTCCTGGCGCCCTACGAGGTGCGGCAGGGGCAGGAGACCGTGGCGCGGCTGCAGGGGGACCTGGCGGCGCGgcggcagcagctgcagcccaagAAGAAATTCGCCTTCCGCGCCCTCAAGAAAGAAACGGCTCCGGGCAgcgccccgcgccccgccgagcccgccccgccgggccccgccgcgcccggcCCCGGTCTCGCCGAGGGTGAATCGGGCGGGCCGCCGCTGTGTGGGTTCAGCGGCGCCCAGGACGAGGAGCTGGAGCTCGGCCccgcggagctgctgcagcgGGACGTGCTGCTGTCGGAGCTGCGCGGCTGCCGGGTGCGGCTCCGCGGCAACCCCAACACGCTGCGGGTGCGCGACTGCCGCGGCTGCACCGTGCTCTGCGGGCCTGTGTCCACCTCCGTGCTGGTGGACGGCTGCAGCGACTGCCTGCTGGCGCTGGCCTGCCAGCAGCTCCGCACCCACCGCACCCGCGACTGCCGGGTCTACCTGCAAGTCACCAGCCGGGCCGTCATCGAGGCCTGCTCTGAGGTCTCCTTCGCCCCCTACTCCTGGAGCTACCCTGGTATCGAGCGAGATTTCGAGACGTCTGGGCTGGACAAAAACAGTAACAACTGGAACCTGGTGGATGACTTTGACTGGTTGGCGACTGACAGACCTTCACCCAACTGGAGCCTGATCCCCGAGCAGGAAAGAATCACTTGCTGGGACTGACTGcggaggcagctctgctgtgcgAGAGATGCACGTGTAAACGCACTGATAAATTGTAAACTGTGGGACTTAATCCCCGATATGCCATTAAATGATTCCATTCGGTATTCAGATTTTGAATTATATGTGGCTAGATTTCTTAAATGGAGAATACTAGTCAAACAGAGTTTACTGTTCTTGCACAAGTTGCTGCTATAATCTGTCTCACTGTGGGATTTGCCAATTTCTGAAGTACCTCATTGTGAGTTTTAACTTACGAAGGTGGGGCAAAGGCCACTGATACACAAACAATAGTGTAATGGCCTCTGTTAGAGCTGTTTTCACTCACCCGGACAGACACTGAATTAGCTGCAAGTAGTGCAAACTGCACTGGAATGAAAAGATCAAATACCAAATTTTCCATGTATTTGTGGCTCTTACGttgctgacagcagcacagtgcaTCTTAGGGGGAGTGCAGAGCAGTACTGCTGTAAGGAAGTAGGGcagaaaaaagttaatttaaagGAAGAGTTTGTAACTTCACAGTGCAGCAGACTGAGATGCATCCTAGGCTATGATACCATGATGAGCCAGTTTCTGTTGATTCTGGTTAAATCTGTAAGTTGGCTTTAGGTTTTTATTTCAAGTGAGATAAGGCTGAAGGAAAAAGGTGTTCTAATAAACATCTCATGCTCTCCTAATATACTGATTACTTGAAATTAAGAGACCTCTGGAGTCTGTATAAATACTAAAGCCTCACAGTCTGTAAGTGCTATGTGAAAGGATGCTGCTTCTGTAAGAATCTCGGGGGCATCCAGCAAGTGCTGATGAACACTGGTTGATGAAACTGGGTTATCTGTTCCTCTGCAAGCTGAAGCTTCAGGGGAGAGGTGTTCAGGGATGTCCCACTAGTTTTCCAGACAACGGGCTTTGTGTGCTGTGATCCTAATTTGcagcactctgctgctgcttaaGTGCAGTGTTGATGGAGAGAGTCAATAAAACTGAAAGATGAGGTACTATATTCCAATTCCAAATTTGCATGTTATCTTGCATAAAGTGCAGAATAATTTAAGTCTCTTCACTCCtgctaaataataaaaaaaagtagcaGCACTGTGGAATGAAGCATCTTTACAGTGCCCTACAGTGGTGCTGAAATGACCACTGTCCATATATAAGGTATACATAGCAGTTTTAGGTTTCCAAAAGCACTCCTTAACTTGTGACATTTTTCAATAAATGTTTATCTTGCCTTAGCataaagctttattttaaaacttctaATTGTGCAGCCATCATCTATGTGCCTCTAACAGACACCAAATCCTAGATGAACCATCAAAAACTGCACCACTGCCAGAAGTACCTGAAACTTCACTTAGGTGCTTGACTGGTTTTgagcagaaaatgtttttctgtaaGTTGTTTTCAGCATATTTAATTTAAAGGTGGGGGgcaaaagggaattttttttttatattcctgacaactttcagttttgtttacttcttttaatgtatattttttgACTGAATTGGATTTTGCATTTCAAATACATTTGATTTGAATTATTTCAGTTGTTCCTTTACTTCTTACTACTGTGTTCTTTGCACTGACAGcatcataaaattatttaaagaatacACCCTCAGTCTTACTTTAATGTACATAATTTACATCCTTTGTTAGAGGGATGTGATCAGTTGAGGCTctcaagtattttaattttaacacATCCTTCTTTGTACAGAACCTGATTTCATAGTTCTTGCTGTAGTTTCATTGTTCTCCACAGATCCGGGTACTGACAGATCAATCCTGTTAGCATCCTCTAGCCTTGAGATTGCAAAATGTCCAGTCTGTAAGAACTACAGTAATGCCTTTGTTCTACTTGCCCAAAGCTCTATAAACATTTACACCTCCTTCCTGTGGCATTGGATCCCAGCAGATCCAGACAGGGAGAGAGACCCCAGGCTGTGGCAGGTACCAGGGGTACACTGAGGCTTCCCAGCACACTTCACATGGAAGTGCCACATCCTGTTCCAGCTCTTGGCCCATGGGATGCAGTACTGCCTGAATAAACAGAACAGGAGTCTAAACATGGAAGTTTGAACTTCAACTTCTCCCTGAAATTGCTTCCTTGGGGATGTTTTTCACAAATCAGTTGTTGACATCCCAGCTCccaatgttttctttcctccaaaTACTTAACTTTGGTCAAACCACAGTTAGCAGGTAGTACTCTTCAGGAATGTGGTGCCAGACAATTGCCCTAAAGCGTTACCTTTGTATTACCTTTGTACTACAAAACACAGAACTGGCACTTGGTCTCAGGCATGGCATGAAACAAATTCGAGAAcagcaaatccagaaaaatttgTTCAGGCAAATACCTAAATGTGATTTATAGTTCTAAATGTAGagttttatatacatatatacacacacagttGTACATGTTTCCGTacacctttttaaaattatactttCCTGATATAGAATCATAACAGAAATTCAAGACTATTTTGAAACAGAAGTTTGTTAGTGTTGTATGAGAACTTAAGCACTAGTAAAGGTTTGCTAGCATGTTCTTGGGCTATTCAGTGTAGAAATTGCAACATTTTTGGGTCTCTAAGGAAGAGAAGCCAAACCCCTAAGTATTTCTAATCAGCTAGCAATCACCCTGCATAATGTGCAACTGGAGTGAACGAAGTCTCTTCAAGAGCTCTAGCTCTGGTTTGCATTTACAGTGCCACCAGTTCCACCAGGAActtctttaaaaatcatgtaCATTAAAGAAATTAAGGGGCTGAAAAACAAATGTCTGCTGGAGGCATGGGATAACAGAATATCAGCAACACGAGCCTTGTGCAAATTTGCCCCGAAGAGAAGCTAACAGGCaaaaagtttataaaaataGTGGGGGGCACTGAGCTGCAGAACCATTTTCCACAGGGAGTCAGGAAAGGAGTCCTGCTtcaaacatttttgaaagcCTCATTGGACAGCCCTCCTCCAGCCAGTGGGCTCACCAAAATCTTTGAAGCCAGTGGAGCTTCCTTAGTCCAGCACAGCGATGTTACTCAGTGTTTTAAAGcttctgtgtgtgtctgtggagGAGATAAAACAGTTATATGCAAAGATACACAACACTAAGTCCATGGGAGAAAACTGAGGCCATTTTCCAGGCCACACAGAGCTTTGAGCTCTGCATCTTTGAGCTTTGAGCATTGCCATTTGTTGAGGCACTGAGGGATGGCACAGACCAAAACTTGCCTCCAGAGAAGCAGCCAggagctttgctgctgcttcccatgggGCCATCCCCTCACCCTGAGAGGGATAAACCCCCTCAGTTCCCATTGTCATCCAGGCATTTCCCTCTGTCTGCCCCTGCTTCTCTGAGTAACAGCAACAGAAAATGGAGTTATTTGCATTCGCTCTTTATCCAGCCCTCTTTCCTTTAAATAGATTCTGATGTGAGCTGTAGTAGAATTGTTTTGTGAAAAAACACAGGTACAAAATACATGTGTAAGACAATTTCCTACACACTTTTATGCATTATATTTTTGAAagcttgtaatttttttttctaagtctCTTATTTAAACAATAGCTGCATGTAGACAAGGTTCAAATCTCAGTGGTTTTACCTGGAATTTCTTCAGGTTTTACTAAACAGCCAATTTCACCACATACaaggaaagcaagaaaaggaaggaatagCAAGAAAAAGAATCTATGCAACTTGGGgaaatttcagtatttccatTCACATCCTGATCTGATTTATCTGACTGACTGTGCTGAGATGTTTTCCAGCATTAATGACAAGCATGAGCTTTTCGTAAGCTTCTTTTCATTTCCAAcacatttctttcctgtttcagcaaatataaatttttatttctaccttttttttcagcagtgaaTGCTATGCCCCAGGCATCACAATAACACAAACAAATACTCATGATGACCATCttggaggtaaaaaaaaaaaaagccgtGTTTTCTGAACATGTTACACACCACCACATGAATGATGgctgaaattttgggaattacGCAGagcaaaaccacaccaaaaccCCCACAGTGTGCCCCAGCAAAGTGCAGGAAGCACAGAGTCCAGCAGGTCAAATCACCCTTCCCAGGATTTACAACAATCCCAGCAGTGAATTTAGAACTCGCCTCTGTTTGCAGCCTCAGAACCTGGAATCACCTCACATGCCACAAAACAGGAGCCTACCAAGTGTtaggaggtaaaaaaaaaaaagtcataaatcAGACTTTTCTCCACCTGATAATCGTACAGTGAGGTACAGCATTTTTATCACATTGTTCCTCAGGAGTGTCCCTCTTCACACCACAGAGTTACAATTGAAAGCAAAACTGTAAGTGAGGCTACATGAGCAAACCTCTCTACACAATAGCTTCCCATCAAAGGTAGAACCAGACATCATTATTCTTGCAGTGAAATGCAAC is part of the Poecile atricapillus isolate bPoeAtr1 chromosome 3, bPoeAtr1.hap1, whole genome shotgun sequence genome and encodes:
- the TBCC gene encoding tubulin-specific chaperone C, which produces MAAPGEAAAAAAAMAAPSQPEVAVGSAASAVALPGRLQRREAERQQGVERQRQKKEAQVVKEEQSEFFLAAFAREREAVEALLAAGTLEEAAARLQALQKLLTDSVRFLAPYEVRQGQETVARLQGDLAARRQQLQPKKKFAFRALKKETAPGSAPRPAEPAPPGPAAPGPGLAEGESGGPPLCGFSGAQDEELELGPAELLQRDVLLSELRGCRVRLRGNPNTLRVRDCRGCTVLCGPVSTSVLVDGCSDCLLALACQQLRTHRTRDCRVYLQVTSRAVIEACSEVSFAPYSWSYPGIERDFETSGLDKNSNNWNLVDDFDWLATDRPSPNWSLIPEQERITCWD